The following coding sequences are from one Kwoniella bestiolae CBS 10118 chromosome 2, complete sequence window:
- a CDS encoding cystathionine beta-lyase has translation MTTPSTPGDSSLATSVYSLSSKSPTEAEQYKARAANWRFSTLCASVDNKDQYGASSTPIYQTATFKGMDGQYDYTRSGNPTRGGLENHLARLYGATQAFALSTGMTCLDTILRLVKPGETVLAGDDLYGGTNRLLTYLGTHGGVKVIHADTTRIEALRPYLQPGNKVRMVLLESPTNPLLKIADLEGISKEVKQSSPDALIVVDNTMMSPYLQRPLELGADIVYDSGTKYLSGHHDLMAGIIAVKRPEICKDIAFLINSVGSGLAPFDSFLLLRGVKTMSLRMDRQMATAQLVALYLNSLGFLVHYPGLKSHPKRDIHWKQATGAGAVLSFVTGDKALSERIVGGTRLWGISVSFGAVNSLISMPCLMSHASISAAVRAERGLPENLIRLCVGIEDPRDLMDDLEHSLLSAGAITPNLSHSPLSNSRSAELYVSDPEAWILERAKGFKRPSSESSAIDKLVSGVKKGLGFTAVERKTIEEDIVVSAPGKVILFGEHAVVHGVTAIASSVNLRCFAVLSPRSDGKVALEVPNVGVEAEWEISKLPWGLLPVHSNTHKHVADKDLDPALLQAIEKLVHEHKELGKTGINSCIAYLYLYMVMAGAESEGPAVTFTATANLPISAGLGSSAAYSTCIASSLLIAHSHINKPNQDQTRLSEGETNIIDGWAFLSEKVLHGTPSGIDNAVSVRGGAVAFTRAVGGRKGGLDGLHGFSSIRLLLTNTLVPRDTKSLVAGVSAKRLAEPHVVDPILDAIQSISDEASTLLSGQTQVERRDLITRLETLIRENHSHLVNLGVSHPSLEMVVQATAAEPFGLATKLTGAGGGGCAVTLIPDDFPQSSLDALITTLESQGFQPHLTSVGGPGLGIHASSSQKENKVRTSEEGEGMTVPKRVTLRETPIEGLQHWSERVGNWVHT, from the exons ATGACCACCCCATCTACACCTGGCGACTCATCACTCGCCACCTCCGTCTACAGCTtatcatccaaatcaccaACCGAAGCTGAGCAATACAAGGCCAGAGCTGCCAACTGGAGATTCTCAACATTATGCGCTTCAGTAGATAACAAGGATCAATACGGTGCGAGCTCGACGCCAATCTATCAGACTGCTACCTTCAAGGGGATGGACGGACAGTATGATTATACGAGGTCTGGTAATCCCACTAGAGGTGGTTTAG AGAACCACCTTGCAAGATTATATGGTGCTACCCAAGCATTCGCCTTATCAACCGGAATGACCTGCCTCGACACAATCTTGCGACTTGTCAAACCTGGAGAAACAGTGTTAGCGGGAGATGACTTGTACGGAGGTACCAACCGACTGTTGACCTATCTCGGTACACACGGAGGAGTCAAGGTGATCCACGCAGATACAACTAGGATAGAGGCATTGCGACCATACCTCCAACCAGGCAACAAAGTCAGGATGGTCCTCCTCGAATCACCCACCAACCCTCTCCTGAAAATCGCAGATCTCGAAGGGATCTCCAAAGAGGTCAAACAGTCTTCTCCTGATGCGTTGATCGTAGTGGACAATACTATGATGTCACCATACCTCCAACGACCACTGGAACTAGGGGCCGACATAGTCTACGACTCCGGAACAAAGTACTTGTCAGGTCACCACGATCTCATGGCTGGTATTATCGCTGTCAAACGACCTGAGATATGCAAAGATATAgccttcttgatcaactctgTCGGATCAGGATTAGCACCCTTCGActcgttcctccttctcagaGGAGTCAAGACCATGTCACTTAGAATGGATAGACAGATGGCTACTGCTCAATTGGTAGCGCTCTATTTGAACTCATTGGGTTTCCTGGTGCACTACCCAGGATTGAAGAGTCACCCAAAGAGGGATATCCACTGGAAACAAGCTACTGGTGCGGGGGCGGTCTTGTCGTTCGTCACTGGAGATAAAGCTTTGAGTGAGAGGATTGTAGGTGGAACTAGACTTTGGGGGATTAGTGTTTCGTTTGGGGCGGTTAACAGTTTGATTTCGATGCCTTGTTTGATGTC TCACGCCTCCATCTCTGCCGCTGTACGCGCCGAGCGAGGACTTCCCGAGAACCTCATCCGACTTTGTGTTGGTATCGAAGATCCTCGAGATCTCATGGACGATCTCGAACATTCCCTCCTATCGGCCGGAGCCATCACCCCCAACCTTTCCCACTCGCCTCTCTCTAACTCTCGATCTGCCGAGTTATACGTATCAGACCCCGAGGCGTGGATTCTCGAACGAGCCAAGGGATTCAAGAGACCTTCAAGCGAATCAAGCGCTATCGATAAACTCGTATCGGGCGTCAAGAAGGGTCTGGGATTCACTGCGGTGGAACGAAAGACGATCGAAGAAGATATTGTCGTTTCCGCACCTGGAAAAGTCATCTTGTTCGGTGAACATGCCGTTGTACATGGTGTAACTGCTATTGCCTCCTCAGTGAATCTTAGATGTTTCGCTGTGCTTTCACCTAGATCGGATGGAAAAGTCGCGTTGGAAGTCCCCAATGTAGGTGTGGAAGCCGAGTGGGAGATATCAAAATTGCCTTGGGGATTATTGCCTGTTCACTCAAACACCCATAAACATGTTGCAGACAAGGATCTCGACCCTGCTTTGCTCCAGGCTATTGAAAAATTGGTACATGAGCATAAAGAATTGGGCAAGACGGGTATCAACTCTTGTATTGCTTATCTGTACCTTTACATGGTCATGGCTGGTGCTGAATCTGAAGG TCCTGCCGTCACCTTCACCGCTACTGCCAATCTACCAATCTCGGCAGGATTAGGTTCCTCAGCAGCATACTCCACCTGTatagcttcttcccttctcatcGCCCATTCGCACATCAACAAGCCGAACCAAGATCAGACCCGGTTATCGGAGGGTGAAACCAACATCATCGACGGATGGGCATTCTTGTCTGAAAAAGTATTGCATGGTACGCCAAGTGGTATTGATAATGCTGTATCGGTCAGAGGTGGTGCTGTAGCCTTCACCAGAGCTGTCGGAGGACGAAAAGGTGGTTTGGATGGCTTGCATGG ATTCTCCTCGATCCGACTTTTGCTCACCAATACCTTGGTACCTAGAGATACTAAATCTCTGGTAGCTGGAGTCAGTGCCAAAAGACTTGCCGAACCCCATGTAGTCGATCCTATACTCGATGCTATCCAGTCAATAAGCGATGAAGCTTCGACCCTGCTGAGCGGACAAACACAGGTCGAGAGGAGGGATCTGATCACTCGATTAGAG ACTCTGATTCGAGAGAACCACTCTCACCTCGTCAACCTCGGTGTATCTCATCCATCGCTCGAAATGGTCGTTCAGGCAACGGCAGCTGAACCCTTCGGTCTCGCTACCAAGCTTACCGGTGCAGGAGGCGGAGGATGTGCCGTAACGCTGATTCCAGATG ACTTCCCCCAATCATCGCTGGACGCATTGATAACCACCCTCGAATCACAGGGATTCCaacctcacctcacctccgTAGGTGGACCAGGATTAGGTATACACGCATCTTCGTCTCAGAAGGAGAACAAGGTAAGAACatctgaagaaggagaggggatGACTGTACCTAAACGAGTCACTTTGAGAGAAACTCCTATAGAGGGATTACAACATTGGTCGGAGAGGGTCGGCAATTGGGTTCACACGTAA